The following nucleotide sequence is from Bdellovibrionota bacterium.
GGAGTCGAGCTGGGTAGACGCGGGCCCCGCCGATTACGATCCCGCCGAGTGGGATCGCGAATTAGCTCCGTATCGGCTGTCCAAACTGATGGATTACACGGCAAACGGCGAGAAAGTGATCGCGCAATCGATGCGCATGGCTCTCGGGTCGGCCGTGACCTCTCGGTCCTCTTCGGACCTCGTCCGGCTGGCCCTCGATCCTCACGTAAATCGTTATCGCATCGAAAAGATCGACCTCTCGGCCCAGTCCCCGGTGATGCGAACCCTTCATCACGTTTATTACACGTTCCAGAAGCGCCTGAGTCATTCCGCGGATTCCCAGAATCAGCGCCACCGCATGGTTCCGGGCACCCGCCCGCTTTACCAGTTGGTGGATACGGCCCGACCGGATTTCTTCAGGCCGATGTTGATCGAACGGAATCCCAAAGCGCTCGAAATGTACGATCGGCACATGAAAAAAATCTGGAAGGCCAAAAACGACCTGCTCGAGATGGGCGTACCCCGGGAATTTGCCGTTTACGTTCTTCCCAACGCCGCCAACGTCCGCTTCATGGAATCGGGGTCCCTTCTCTTTCTATTGCACAAGTGGACGCAACGAACCTGCTTGAACGCCCAAGAAGAGATCTTTCACGCGTCGATGGAAGAGGTCGAGCAGGTCACGAAGGTCCATCCCTTCCTCAAGGATTTCGTCGGTCCTCCTTGCGTCGTCCGGAACGGCGTCGCTAGCCCCCGATGCACCGAGGGGAGTCATTTCTGCGGCATTCCCGTTTGGCGGGATTTTCCCAACGTTCAAAGGGAATTGTAATTTCTTCAAGCGAAGTTCTATGACGTAGCGTTGCGGGTGGCGAGGCGGGGGTCCCCATTGCGAGCCAATGGCGAGACAATGGGGGTGAACGCCGAGACCGGAGCCCGCAACGCAACGTTATAGATGTGACCTATCTTTCTTTGCACGTGCAGCCGCTGCGCGCGGCTTCACGGAGCGAACTTCGCAAGGCATCGAACCGGATATCGTATTTGGCCGCCTCCTGACGGTCTTTCAGGTCGCCCTGGATCACTTTCTTGAGTTTGTAAAACTCCACACGGTCATAAAGTGTGTCGATCGAAGCGCTCCCCCGATCAATCTTTTGTTCGAGCTCGAACTCGCACGTGCTTAAATCGGGGAAACGGATCGGTCCGAGAAAACTGCTCCCCCATCGTTTGCATACCGGCGCGGTCGGCCTCTCAACCAATTTAAAACTATCCTTCACCTCGTGTTTGCCACCGCCACCTCCGGCGGAAGAGTCGTAACCGGGATCGTAGAAATCATCCTCGTCTTCAAAATAATCGAAACCGGTTCCACCATTTGGGTTTCCAACCGCCGGTGGAACGGCTGTCGGAGGAGGGAACGGCTGTGTCGGATCTTGCGGATTGGGTAC
It contains:
- a CDS encoding FAD-dependent thymidylate synthase; the encoded protein is MSLPFEPLSPVIRLRNSFNRPYDDAIAAARTCYSSDVVEAVDVTAKQRDSIGPLTFNAGHHTIYQHATFEFSLENISRHFVWSILHSFPFYNSDQQSQRYVRLNEVRAFLPPPEKMTGKAFQLYRSAVVEGFQTYRELAEILKADTLRIMGKIRHLDRHPHPRLEKQVVREADKKAIEIARYVLPVATHTAMVYTCSGLVLHRLWRLMNGGDTPTEARTVIGAMVQAVKEIDPDFFSKIGDPPLEREEIPESSWVDAGPADYDPAEWDRELAPYRLSKLMDYTANGEKVIAQSMRMALGSAVTSRSSSDLVRLALDPHVNRYRIEKIDLSAQSPVMRTLHHVYYTFQKRLSHSADSQNQRHRMVPGTRPLYQLVDTARPDFFRPMLIERNPKALEMYDRHMKKIWKAKNDLLEMGVPREFAVYVLPNAANVRFMESGSLLFLLHKWTQRTCLNAQEEIFHASMEEVEQVTKVHPFLKDFVGPPCVVRNGVASPRCTEGSHFCGIPVWRDFPNVQREL